In Legionella cardiaca, a genomic segment contains:
- a CDS encoding RhoGEF domain-containing protein: MLPSNEMHEKLTEHKAIQEMLDTEFSYNKALARLLAAQELMPEHELFTQLKIFLPQLKTISEKLLENVSKSLHEGNSVTESNQLKMQRIQLLKAFFTLYQNYAKWYEAYAKELAINPSQFTELDKYLSTSHASKLGLSDYLIQPFQRGPRYFMLVNAAIDYNHKLPNEDLTKLSDENIADLLKAKEIIQEYMLAANSSMSKKQVVKEYQFGDYTRAALGFLSDYYQESKTPEVPSSSVKSQNHTKPQPETQEGYKFGNLSRSLWASIWNKPALTEEEIKVNVQEEATSSVLPISKGETSDDDDGLDGFTVIPN; encoded by the coding sequence ATGTTACCTTCTAATGAAATGCATGAAAAATTAACTGAACATAAGGCTATCCAAGAGATGCTGGATACGGAGTTTAGCTATAATAAGGCATTAGCACGCTTATTAGCAGCACAAGAATTGATGCCAGAACATGAGCTTTTTACTCAATTAAAAATTTTTCTTCCTCAATTAAAAACCATTTCCGAAAAGCTTTTGGAAAATGTGTCTAAGTCTTTACATGAAGGAAATAGCGTCACTGAAAGCAATCAACTAAAAATGCAGCGCATTCAATTATTAAAGGCATTTTTTACACTTTATCAAAATTATGCAAAGTGGTATGAAGCCTATGCAAAAGAACTGGCAATCAATCCCTCACAGTTTACAGAATTAGATAAATATCTCTCTACCAGTCATGCAAGTAAACTTGGTCTTTCTGATTATCTGATTCAGCCCTTTCAACGTGGACCACGTTATTTTATGCTAGTTAATGCTGCGATTGATTATAATCATAAACTGCCAAATGAGGATCTTACTAAACTTTCTGATGAGAATATTGCTGATCTTCTCAAGGCAAAAGAAATCATTCAGGAATACATGCTGGCAGCAAATTCTTCGATGAGCAAAAAGCAGGTAGTGAAAGAATATCAATTTGGTGATTACACCCGAGCAGCTCTTGGTTTTCTTAGTGATTATTATCAAGAAAGTAAAACCCCGGAAGTACCATCTTCATCCGTGAAAAGTCAAAATCACACCAAACCTCAACCAGAAACTCAAGAAGGTTATAAGTTCGGTAACTTATCCAGGTCTCTATGGGCGTCCATATGGAACAAGCCTGCTCTTACGGAGGAAGAAATAAAAGTAAATGTTCAAGAAGAGGCTACATCTTCAGTATTGCCTATTTCTAAAGGAGAAACTTCTGATGATGATGATGGATTGGATGGATTTACCGTCATTCCTAATTAA
- a CDS encoding GCG_CRPN prefix-to-repeats domain-containing protein: MKTHSISISRLIAPLVIGGLLTFGICYSSITNAAQGCGFGYHMTAFGRCVPNHPGPNATPAPGRPDCWYNGAGQLRCWR, encoded by the coding sequence ATGAAGACACATTCTATAAGCATTTCAAGATTAATAGCCCCTCTAGTTATTGGTGGACTTTTAACTTTTGGAATATGTTATTCATCCATTACAAATGCCGCTCAGGGCTGCGGATTCGGATATCATATGACTGCTTTTGGTAGATGTGTACCTAACCACCCTGGTCCTAATGCAACCCCTGCACCGGGTCGCCCAGACTGTTGGTATAATGGAGCTGGTCAATTACGTTGCTGGAGATAA
- a CDS encoding APC family permease translates to MKKNLSALSLLWISITSIVGSGWLFGSLYSAHFAGPAAIISWPLAGFLLLFVALSYAEIGTMFPQSDSLTCLPLYTHGRLASIIMSTLAWFSLAILPVIETQGVIQYASNYIPGLVIHHGVHYGNTLLGYLLALTFLISFVLLNYFGISLFARINALFTIWKIVIPSLTIIALFLTSYQAKNFSQFGGFMPYGWQGVMAAMSSGGVLFSLLGFRQVIIMMSEIEKPGKYVPIILISSLLLTTVLYTCLQWCFIGSVASQNLMGGWTNLSFTGDAGPFAALATFAGLIWLSVLLYIDAFISPYSTGLVYSTTAAHMLTSMDSLTHAKMLSKQNKYQVPWVSLCVNFLLAATMLIILHGWQEMSAFLVAILMTSYAMGPICLISLRKQIPDFPRPFKLHFSSLIAFIGFYICTMGVYWAGLQSVKKLLVIIFLGLGSSYFYCLIRKSHRMLDAKHAFWFLFYLLGLGVFSYLGNYGGKHFLPQYWDLLYLLIFSLLVFYLAIISRKPGVYTQAMISQK, encoded by the coding sequence ATGAAAAAAAATTTAAGTGCTTTGAGTTTATTATGGATTTCAATTACTAGCATCGTCGGTTCTGGTTGGTTATTTGGTTCTTTATATTCAGCGCATTTTGCTGGCCCTGCCGCAATTATATCCTGGCCTCTTGCGGGTTTTTTGCTTCTATTTGTTGCCTTATCCTATGCGGAAATAGGAACGATGTTTCCGCAGTCAGATAGCTTGACCTGCTTACCACTATACACGCATGGACGCTTGGCTAGCATCATTATGAGCACCTTAGCATGGTTTTCTCTGGCTATTTTACCTGTGATTGAAACACAAGGTGTCATTCAATACGCTAGTAACTATATTCCCGGTTTGGTAATACATCATGGTGTCCATTATGGTAATACACTGTTAGGCTATTTATTAGCCTTAACCTTCTTAATTAGTTTTGTTCTTCTTAACTATTTTGGTATTAGTTTATTCGCACGTATTAATGCATTGTTTACTATTTGGAAAATAGTGATCCCCAGCTTAACAATTATTGCTTTATTTCTCACAAGTTATCAGGCTAAAAATTTCTCACAATTTGGTGGTTTTATGCCCTACGGTTGGCAGGGGGTTATGGCCGCAATGTCTAGTGGCGGTGTGCTTTTTTCATTATTAGGATTTAGACAAGTCATTATTATGATGAGTGAAATTGAAAAGCCAGGAAAGTACGTTCCTATAATTTTAATTAGCTCATTGTTGCTTACCACTGTTCTCTATACTTGCTTGCAATGGTGCTTCATCGGTAGTGTGGCGTCCCAAAATCTTATGGGCGGATGGACGAATTTGTCGTTTACAGGTGATGCAGGACCGTTTGCCGCACTAGCTACATTCGCAGGGCTAATCTGGTTGAGTGTTTTACTATATATCGATGCGTTTATATCACCTTATTCAACGGGGTTGGTTTATTCGACAACTGCAGCTCATATGTTGACAAGTATGGACTCCCTGACTCATGCTAAAATGCTCTCAAAGCAAAATAAGTATCAGGTTCCATGGGTTAGTTTGTGTGTTAATTTTTTATTGGCTGCTACGATGTTAATAATACTGCATGGTTGGCAAGAAATGTCAGCATTTTTAGTAGCAATTTTAATGACCAGCTATGCTATGGGGCCAATTTGTCTGATATCTTTACGTAAACAAATCCCTGATTTTCCAAGACCTTTTAAATTGCACTTTAGTAGTTTGATTGCATTTATAGGATTTTATATATGTACGATGGGGGTTTATTGGGCTGGTTTACAGAGCGTAAAAAAGTTACTAGTTATTATTTTTCTAGGTTTGGGATCCTCCTATTTTTACTGTTTGATAAGAAAAAGTCATCGAATGCTTGATGCCAAGCATGCATTTTGGTTTTTATTTTATCTTTTGGGTTTGGGGGTTTTTTCTTATCTCGGGAATTATGGTGGAAAGCATTTTCTGCCACAATATTGGGATTTATTGTATTTGTTGATATTTAGCCTACTTGTTTTTTATCTTGCAATTATATCCAGAAAGCCAGGTGTCTATACACAAGCTATGATTTCGCAAAAATAA